A genomic region of Brevibacillus sp. JNUCC-41 contains the following coding sequences:
- a CDS encoding RNA polymerase alpha subunit C-terminal domain-containing protein, protein MTTSKKNLRTCEKGHKYYKSSDCPNCPVCEQERKPDIGFLSVLSAPARRTLENNGVTSLHQLSTYSEKEILKFHGMGPASLPKLRDALETGGLSFKD, encoded by the coding sequence ATGACCACTTCAAAAAAGAATTTGAGGACTTGCGAAAAGGGTCACAAATACTATAAATCCAGCGACTGTCCGAACTGCCCTGTATGTGAGCAAGAACGCAAACCTGACATCGGATTTCTTTCAGTGCTTTCGGCACCAGCCAGACGCACATTGGAAAACAATGGGGTAACCTCTTTACATCAGCTATCAACATATAGTGAAAAAGAGATTTTGAAGTTTCACGGTATGGGACCAGCTTCCTTACCTAAACTTAGGGATGCTCTGGAGACAGGTGGGTTATCATTCAAAGATTAA
- the coaA gene encoding type I pantothenate kinase yields MSSYTPYYEFNRKKWASLRNHTPLPLTEEELDNLKGINEEISIQEVEEVYLPLTRLINLYVEASQQLNTATSSFLKTDDKKVPYIIGIAGSVAVGKSTTARLLQTLLSRWDNHRNVGLVTTDGFLYPNDLLEEKGLMKRKGFPESYDTQKLINLIGDVKAGKNKVEVPIYSHLKYDILPNEVQTIYNPDILIVEGINVLQVDKENQVFVSDFFDFSLYVDADANDIERWYVERFLLLQKTAFQSPESYFHRYIDLSEEQAIKQATQIWEEINLKNLHENILPTKGRAKLVLTKGPDHKAENIYLRK; encoded by the coding sequence ATGAGTTCCTATACTCCCTATTATGAATTCAATCGAAAAAAGTGGGCATCTTTGCGAAACCATACCCCTCTTCCTTTAACTGAAGAAGAATTGGATAACTTAAAAGGAATTAATGAAGAAATATCCATTCAGGAAGTAGAAGAGGTTTACTTGCCCTTGACTCGTTTAATCAATTTATATGTTGAAGCATCTCAGCAGCTTAATACAGCCACTTCTTCCTTTCTAAAAACTGATGATAAAAAAGTACCTTATATCATTGGAATTGCAGGGAGTGTTGCTGTAGGAAAGAGTACGACAGCAAGGTTACTTCAGACCTTATTATCTAGATGGGATAATCATAGAAACGTAGGTCTTGTCACTACCGACGGGTTTTTGTACCCCAATGATCTATTAGAAGAAAAAGGACTGATGAAAAGAAAAGGGTTTCCTGAAAGTTATGATACGCAAAAATTAATTAACCTTATCGGGGATGTAAAAGCAGGAAAAAATAAAGTGGAAGTTCCAATCTACTCACATTTGAAGTATGACATTTTGCCAAATGAAGTGCAGACTATCTATAATCCGGATATTTTAATAGTGGAAGGTATTAATGTTCTTCAAGTTGATAAGGAAAATCAAGTATTCGTCAGTGACTTTTTTGATTTCTCACTTTATGTAGATGCAGACGCAAATGACATAGAGCGGTGGTATGTTGAAAGGTTCCTATTACTTCAAAAGACCGCATTTCAAAGTCCCGAATCCTATTTTCATCGTTATATTGACTTGTCCGAAGAACAAGCCATTAAACAAGCGACCCAAATTTGGGAAGAAATTAATTTGAAAAATTTACATGAAAATATACTGCCGACAAAAGGACGGGCAAAACTCGTTTTAACAAAAGGACCAGATCACAAAGCTGAAAATATCTATTTGCGAAAATGA